From a region of the Corallococcus coralloides DSM 2259 genome:
- a CDS encoding MsnO8 family LLM class oxidoreductase — protein MRLGILDFCSLRQGATPRAALYESVELAQHAEALGFSRYWLAEHHEPSAAHHAPDMLAALIAGSTERMRVGVAGILLKLHSPMRVAKAFRLMETFFPGRIDLGVGGGGAAPSVMEAMRCDTRSLAEVNEEYPRRVAQLLELLRGESPFAFQPPGVPPVWLLGAARPFTARMAALHGTCYGHSLAHVSSRDDPSVLDIYRSEFRPRPEQPQPQAVLAVTGLCAPTETEARRRAAASGTKTGDVAPVIGDPRQCREQLEALAHRYGTQELVFLDQAPDAATRRECYELLSESIGLNASPAEDD, from the coding sequence ATGCGGTTGGGCATCCTCGACTTCTGCTCCCTCCGCCAGGGCGCCACGCCCCGTGCGGCCCTCTACGAATCGGTGGAGCTGGCCCAGCACGCCGAGGCCTTGGGCTTCTCGCGCTACTGGCTGGCCGAGCACCACGAGCCCTCCGCCGCCCACCACGCGCCGGACATGCTGGCGGCGCTCATCGCCGGCAGCACGGAGCGCATGCGCGTGGGGGTCGCGGGCATCCTGCTGAAGCTGCACAGCCCGATGCGGGTGGCGAAGGCGTTCCGGCTGATGGAGACGTTCTTCCCGGGTCGCATCGACCTGGGCGTAGGCGGGGGAGGGGCCGCGCCGTCCGTCATGGAGGCCATGCGCTGCGACACGCGGTCGCTCGCGGAGGTGAACGAGGAGTACCCGCGGCGCGTGGCGCAATTGCTGGAGTTGCTCCGGGGGGAGTCCCCCTTTGCGTTCCAGCCTCCGGGCGTTCCACCCGTCTGGCTTTTGGGCGCGGCGCGGCCCTTCACCGCGCGCATGGCGGCCCTGCACGGCACCTGCTACGGCCACTCGCTGGCGCACGTGTCGAGCCGGGACGACCCCAGCGTTCTCGACATCTACCGCTCCGAGTTCCGCCCCCGGCCCGAGCAGCCCCAACCCCAGGCCGTCCTCGCGGTGACGGGCCTGTGCGCGCCGACGGAGACGGAGGCGCGGCGGCGGGCGGCTGCCTCCGGCACCAAGACCGGCGACGTCGCCCCTGTCATCGGAGACCCACGGCAGTGCCGGGAGCAGCTCGAGGCCCTCGCCCATCGCTACGGCACACAGGAACTCGTCTTCCTGGATCAGGCCCCGGATGCAGCCACGCGCCGGGAGTGCTACGAACTTCTCTCCGAGAGCATTGGACTCAACGCGAGCCCGGCTGAAGACGATTAA
- a CDS encoding lantibiotic dehydratase, protein MTLTPQPPMSTNHSRPPSKAPTYAASGFFALRTPLLPFDTLVDWGQDLSAWRLPEGQRADALGEERARLRERLRGWVEEPVVREALFLASPGLEESIPVWLESPDSEWGQKVERGLVRYLSRMAGRATPFGLFAAHSVGSLGGKARLRVPERSAVRKHTRLDMDYVCALVEHVRREPEVMRALRYVPNTSLYRTPTELRYLEMRQRGRERSYGLVAVEPTPYLDATLERARAGATLEALAQALVELDAEIPLEDARLYTVDLVEAQLLVPTWAPNLTGPEPVPFLLAGAAGIPALAPVRERLSAVQSLLADLDAAPPGASPASYRHVARTLEALPVPVELPRLFQVDSVRPAADLSLPPRVASELLRAVEVLRRITPERSEQDPLVRFRERFAARYEGRSVPLLEALDEERGIGFVADPRPGGGTGPLVKGLGLRSPRGAEPAGLDTRARHLLRRLQEVSAARAHELVLTEEDLRAMEAETPRRLANAFGVVSTLIADSAEAVDRGDFRILFENIHVAGAMYMGRFCHGDPELEARVREHLRAEEALRPDAVFAEIVHLPQGRMGNVVCRPALRRHDLVFLGQSGVPEEDRIDVADLRLSLEGHRLVLRSERLGREVVPRLTNAHNYVGYGLSLYRFLCMLQSEGGERGMRFLWGPLDAASFLPRVRYGRTVLALACWNLPSALLQAWGKLQGAARFDAVQRYRQEARLPRWVCLREGDNQLPVDLDNVLSVETLVHTVKERPLAVLEELYPGPEGLCVEGGDGRYVHEVVVPFVREPSPVAPPLPELAPALSAQVARRFPPGSEWLYLKLYTGTATADRLLRGGLGDTVRQVLASGAVDRWFFIRYGDPDFHLRLRFQGDPARLESQVWPVLRSACADLLDEGTGWKLQLDTYEREVERYGGPVGVVLSEAFFSVDSDATLDLLRTCEGDAGADLRWRLVLKGLDLLLTDLGLPLDAKARVAERARDGFASEFKPGKVLETQLSARFRAERPKLEALLDATPATEGPWREGLTVLQQRTERLATVGREFQAAEREGRLTMPVEALATSLMHMHVNRVLPDDARAHELVLYDFLARLYRSRLARG, encoded by the coding sequence GTGACGCTCACTCCCCAGCCGCCCATGTCCACGAACCACTCGCGCCCGCCCTCGAAGGCCCCTACCTACGCCGCCTCCGGCTTCTTCGCCCTGCGCACGCCGCTGCTTCCGTTCGACACGCTCGTCGACTGGGGCCAGGACCTGAGCGCCTGGCGGCTCCCGGAGGGCCAGCGCGCGGACGCACTCGGTGAAGAGCGCGCGCGGCTGCGCGAGCGCCTGCGCGGGTGGGTGGAGGAGCCGGTGGTGCGGGAGGCCCTCTTCCTCGCCTCGCCTGGCCTCGAGGAGAGCATCCCCGTCTGGTTGGAGTCTCCGGACTCGGAGTGGGGCCAGAAGGTGGAGCGCGGCCTGGTGCGCTACCTGTCCCGGATGGCCGGGCGCGCGACGCCCTTCGGCCTGTTCGCGGCGCACTCCGTGGGCAGCCTGGGCGGCAAGGCGCGGCTGCGCGTGCCGGAGCGCTCCGCCGTCCGCAAGCACACGCGTCTGGACATGGACTACGTCTGCGCGCTGGTGGAGCACGTGCGGCGCGAGCCCGAGGTCATGCGCGCGCTGCGCTACGTGCCCAACACCAGCCTGTACCGCACGCCCACGGAGCTCCGTTACCTGGAGATGCGGCAGCGCGGGCGGGAGCGAAGCTACGGGCTGGTGGCCGTGGAGCCCACGCCCTACCTGGACGCCACGCTGGAGCGGGCCCGGGCGGGCGCGACGCTGGAGGCGCTGGCCCAGGCGCTGGTGGAACTGGACGCGGAGATTCCGCTGGAGGACGCGCGGCTCTACACCGTGGACCTGGTGGAGGCGCAGCTGCTGGTGCCCACGTGGGCGCCGAACCTGACGGGGCCGGAGCCCGTGCCCTTCCTCCTGGCGGGCGCCGCGGGCATCCCCGCGCTCGCGCCGGTGCGGGAGCGGCTGTCCGCCGTCCAGTCCCTCCTGGCCGACCTGGATGCCGCCCCGCCGGGCGCGTCCCCGGCGTCGTACCGGCACGTGGCGCGCACCCTGGAGGCGCTGCCGGTTCCGGTGGAGCTGCCGCGCCTGTTCCAGGTGGACTCGGTGCGTCCGGCTGCGGACCTCTCGCTCCCGCCGCGCGTGGCCTCCGAGCTGCTGCGCGCCGTGGAGGTCCTGCGCCGCATCACCCCCGAGCGGAGTGAGCAGGACCCGCTGGTGCGCTTCCGGGAACGGTTCGCGGCGCGCTACGAGGGGCGTTCGGTGCCGCTCTTGGAGGCCCTGGACGAGGAGCGGGGCATCGGCTTCGTGGCCGACCCCCGGCCCGGCGGTGGCACGGGCCCGCTCGTGAAGGGCCTGGGCTTGCGCTCACCTCGCGGCGCGGAGCCGGCGGGCCTGGACACCCGGGCGCGGCACCTGCTGCGCCGGCTCCAGGAGGTGAGTGCGGCGCGTGCCCATGAGCTGGTGCTGACGGAAGAGGACCTGCGGGCCATGGAGGCGGAGACGCCCCGGCGGCTGGCGAATGCCTTTGGCGTGGTGAGCACCCTCATCGCCGACTCCGCGGAGGCGGTGGACCGCGGAGACTTCCGCATCCTCTTCGAGAACATCCACGTGGCGGGCGCCATGTACATGGGCCGCTTCTGCCATGGAGACCCGGAGCTGGAGGCGCGGGTGCGCGAGCACCTGCGGGCCGAGGAGGCCCTGCGCCCGGACGCCGTCTTCGCGGAGATCGTCCACCTGCCCCAGGGCCGCATGGGCAACGTCGTCTGCCGGCCCGCGCTGCGGCGCCATGATCTCGTCTTCCTGGGCCAGTCCGGCGTGCCCGAGGAGGACCGCATCGACGTCGCGGACCTGCGCCTGTCGCTGGAGGGCCACCGGCTGGTGTTGCGCTCGGAGCGGCTGGGGCGGGAGGTGGTTCCCCGGCTGACGAACGCGCACAACTACGTCGGCTACGGACTGAGCCTCTACCGCTTCCTCTGCATGCTGCAGAGCGAGGGCGGCGAGCGGGGCATGCGTTTTCTCTGGGGCCCGCTGGATGCCGCGTCCTTCCTGCCGCGCGTGCGGTACGGGCGGACGGTGCTGGCGCTGGCCTGCTGGAACCTGCCCTCCGCGCTGCTCCAGGCCTGGGGGAAGCTGCAAGGCGCCGCGCGGTTCGATGCGGTGCAGCGCTACCGCCAGGAGGCGAGGCTGCCGCGCTGGGTGTGCCTGCGCGAAGGGGACAACCAGCTCCCGGTGGACCTGGACAACGTCCTGTCCGTGGAGACGCTCGTCCACACCGTCAAGGAGCGCCCGCTCGCGGTGCTGGAGGAGCTGTATCCCGGACCGGAAGGGCTGTGCGTGGAGGGCGGCGATGGGCGCTACGTGCACGAGGTGGTGGTGCCCTTCGTGCGCGAGCCGTCCCCGGTGGCGCCGCCGCTGCCCGAGCTGGCTCCCGCCCTGTCAGCGCAGGTGGCGCGGCGGTTTCCCCCGGGCTCCGAGTGGCTGTACCTCAAGCTCTACACGGGCACGGCGACGGCCGACCGGCTGCTGCGCGGCGGGCTGGGCGACACCGTGCGGCAGGTGCTGGCCTCGGGTGCGGTGGACCGCTGGTTCTTCATTCGCTACGGCGACCCGGACTTCCACCTGCGGTTGCGCTTCCAAGGCGATCCCGCGCGGCTGGAGTCCCAGGTGTGGCCGGTGCTGCGCTCGGCATGCGCGGACCTGCTGGACGAGGGCACGGGCTGGAAGCTGCAGCTGGACACCTACGAGCGCGAGGTGGAGCGCTACGGCGGGCCGGTGGGCGTCGTCCTGTCGGAGGCGTTCTTCTCCGTGGACAGCGACGCGACGCTGGACCTGCTGCGCACGTGCGAGGGCGACGCGGGCGCGGACCTGCGCTGGCGGCTGGTGCTGAAGGGGCTGGACCTGCTGCTAACGGACCTGGGGCTGCCGTTGGACGCGAAGGCCCGGGTGGCCGAACGGGCCCGGGATGGCTTCGCGTCCGAGTTCAAGCCAGGCAAGGTTCTGGAGACGCAGCTGAGCGCGCGCTTTCGCGCCGAGCGCCCGAAGCTGGAGGCGCTGCTGGACGCGACGCCCGCCACCGAGGGCCCGTGGCGAGAAGGGCTCACGGTGCTCCAGCAACGCACCGAGCGGCTCGCCACCGTGGGCCGCGAGTTCCAGGCCGCCGAGCGCGAAGGCCGGCTCACCATGCCCGTGGAGGCGCTGGCCACGAGCCTGATGCACATGCACGTCAACCGCGTGCTGCCGGACGACGCGCGAGCCCACGAACTCGTCCTGTACGACTTCCTCGCGCGGCTGTACCGCTCGCGCCTGGCCCGCGGCTGA
- a CDS encoding efflux RND transporter periplasmic adaptor subunit, which yields MTRSGRAWAWVTTGVVLLGPGGALASSPEEAREPARVLAASRPLLGVVVASQVLDVVSEVEGRLSEVKARLGDRVEAGQVLATLDPEPLKLEWSARQANARAAGAEHARASLLLAQAKQKLQREQRIREHSAAEALEAAESAVALAEADLTLAQARLSEAQTRLAQAERDVAHARIRAPFTGIITEQYLTPDMRVSRATPLLRVVSDDLRLRFAVPETLAPSVRPGLPVRVRLAAVDVELVGTVERLAPEVDPASRHQKAEAVLTVPDALRARLSSGLLAEVFLQPPAETRTRGTHR from the coding sequence GTGACGAGGAGCGGCAGGGCGTGGGCGTGGGTCACGACGGGCGTGGTGCTCCTGGGTCCGGGCGGCGCGCTGGCGTCGTCCCCCGAAGAGGCGCGGGAGCCGGCACGGGTGCTGGCGGCATCCCGGCCGCTGCTGGGGGTCGTGGTGGCCAGCCAGGTGCTGGACGTCGTCTCCGAGGTGGAAGGACGGCTGAGCGAGGTGAAGGCGCGCCTGGGAGACCGGGTGGAGGCGGGCCAGGTGCTGGCCACGCTGGACCCGGAGCCGCTGAAGCTGGAGTGGAGCGCGCGCCAGGCCAACGCCCGGGCCGCGGGGGCCGAGCATGCACGGGCCTCCCTCCTGCTCGCCCAGGCGAAGCAGAAGCTGCAGCGGGAGCAGCGCATCCGCGAGCACTCGGCCGCCGAGGCCCTGGAGGCGGCGGAGAGCGCCGTGGCGCTGGCGGAGGCCGACCTGACGCTGGCCCAGGCCCGCCTGTCGGAGGCGCAGACACGGCTGGCCCAGGCCGAGCGCGACGTGGCCCATGCGCGCATCCGCGCCCCCTTCACCGGCATCATCACCGAGCAGTACCTCACGCCGGACATGCGCGTGAGCCGCGCCACGCCGCTCCTGCGTGTGGTGAGCGACGACCTGCGGCTGCGCTTCGCCGTCCCGGAGACGCTCGCCCCCTCCGTGCGCCCCGGCCTCCCCGTGCGGGTGCGCCTGGCCGCGGTGGACGTGGAGCTGGTGGGCACGGTGGAGCGGCTCGCCCCGGAGGTGGACCCGGCCTCGCGGCACCAGAAGGCGGAGGCCGTGCTCACCGTCCCGGACGCGCTGCGCGCCCGCCTCTCCAGCGGCCTGCTGGCGGAGGTGTTCCTCCAACCTCCCGCCGAGACGCGGACGCGCGGCACCCACCGCTAA
- a CDS encoding peptidase domain-containing ABC transporter, with amino-acid sequence MAEPSPSFFERFPALGRLGEQLGRRRIPYVAQLAAADCGAACLAMVLGYWGRHVGLDEVHAATGLTTRGISARTLLETGRRFGLVSRAVQVDMEQLHLLTPGAVLHWEFRHFVVFERLARQGVDVVDPNFGRRRVPLEQFRKAFTGVALLFEPSETFETSAPRQGSRRYLHLLLQERPALLRVAVMSLLLQLFALALPSLTGAVVDRVVPSGDTPLLATLAAGMAALVGFQFLSSFVRAHLLLQLRTHLDARLTLGFLDHLVHLPFTFFQLRSAGDLMNRLNSNTTVREMLTSGALSTLLDGSMVVLYLGVLLAGSPRMGALVCGLALLQVLVFVFASRRQRELMAKNLEISASAQNYQVEMFSGIQTLKALGLEDKAVQHWSGLYVDVLNVSLERGRLEALTESITSTLRMASPLVVLATGALLVMEGQLTMGEMLALNALAVGFLLPISNLVTTAFQLQLVRSYLTRVDDVLQAPPEQPPGTRYRAHTLQGRIEVENVSFRYGANSPRVVQDVSVTIEPGQFVAIVGASGAGKSSLAHLLLGLYLPSSGSIRFDGVPLVEMDLKEVRRQMGVVLQNPSLFRGDIRRNIAYADPLLPLETVQAAAKRAQVHDDIAAMPMGYETVLSEMGSSLSGGQRQRMALARALVGNPAILLLDEATNALDAKTERAVQDAIAELRCTRVVIAHRLSTVRDADLILVMNAGQLVERGTHAELMERRGEYFELVSAQEGPRKAVG; translated from the coding sequence GTGGCTGAGCCCTCTCCTTCGTTCTTCGAGCGCTTTCCCGCGCTGGGCCGCCTGGGTGAGCAGCTGGGCCGCCGGCGCATTCCCTACGTGGCGCAGCTCGCGGCGGCGGACTGCGGCGCGGCGTGTCTGGCCATGGTGCTGGGCTACTGGGGCCGGCATGTGGGGCTGGACGAGGTGCACGCCGCCACCGGGCTGACCACCCGGGGCATCAGCGCGCGCACGCTGCTGGAGACGGGCCGCCGCTTCGGGCTGGTGAGCCGCGCGGTGCAGGTGGACATGGAGCAGCTCCACCTGCTGACGCCCGGCGCCGTGCTGCACTGGGAGTTCCGCCACTTCGTCGTCTTCGAGCGGCTGGCGCGCCAGGGCGTGGACGTGGTGGACCCGAACTTCGGCCGGCGCCGCGTGCCGCTGGAGCAGTTCCGCAAGGCCTTCACCGGCGTGGCGCTGCTCTTCGAGCCCTCGGAGACCTTCGAGACGTCCGCGCCCCGCCAGGGGTCGCGCCGCTACCTGCACCTGCTGCTCCAGGAGCGCCCCGCGCTGCTGCGGGTGGCGGTGATGTCGCTGCTCTTGCAGCTCTTCGCGCTCGCCTTGCCCTCGCTGACGGGCGCGGTGGTGGACCGCGTGGTGCCCAGCGGGGACACGCCGCTCTTGGCCACGCTGGCCGCGGGCATGGCGGCGCTGGTGGGCTTCCAGTTCCTGTCCTCCTTCGTCCGCGCGCACCTGCTCTTGCAGCTGCGCACGCACCTGGACGCGCGGCTGACGCTCGGCTTCCTGGACCACCTGGTCCATCTGCCCTTCACCTTCTTCCAGCTGCGCTCGGCGGGCGACCTGATGAACCGCCTGAACAGCAACACCACCGTGCGGGAGATGCTGACGTCGGGCGCGCTCTCCACGCTGCTGGATGGCAGCATGGTGGTGCTCTATCTGGGCGTGCTCCTGGCCGGCAGTCCCCGCATGGGCGCGCTGGTGTGCGGTTTGGCGCTGCTCCAGGTGCTGGTGTTCGTCTTCGCCAGCCGCCGCCAGCGGGAGCTGATGGCGAAGAACCTGGAGATCAGCGCGTCCGCGCAGAACTACCAGGTGGAGATGTTCTCCGGCATCCAGACGCTCAAGGCGCTGGGGCTGGAGGACAAGGCCGTGCAGCACTGGTCCGGTCTCTACGTGGACGTGCTCAACGTGTCGCTGGAGCGCGGACGGCTGGAGGCCCTCACCGAGTCCATCACCAGCACGCTGCGCATGGCGTCCCCGCTGGTGGTGCTGGCCACCGGGGCCCTGCTCGTCATGGAGGGCCAGCTCACGATGGGGGAGATGCTGGCGCTCAATGCCCTGGCGGTAGGCTTCCTGCTGCCCATCTCCAACCTGGTGACGACGGCCTTCCAGCTCCAGCTGGTGCGCAGCTACCTGACCCGCGTGGACGACGTGCTGCAGGCCCCCCCCGAACAGCCGCCCGGGACGCGCTACCGCGCCCACACACTCCAGGGCCGCATCGAGGTGGAGAACGTGTCGTTCCGCTACGGGGCGAACTCGCCGCGGGTGGTTCAGGACGTGTCCGTCACCATTGAGCCGGGCCAGTTCGTGGCCATCGTCGGCGCGTCCGGGGCCGGCAAGTCCAGCCTGGCGCACCTGCTGCTGGGGCTGTACCTGCCCTCGTCCGGCTCCATCCGCTTCGACGGCGTGCCGCTCGTGGAGATGGACCTGAAGGAGGTGCGCCGGCAGATGGGTGTGGTGCTGCAGAACCCGTCGCTGTTCCGCGGGGACATCCGCCGCAACATCGCCTACGCGGACCCGCTGCTGCCGCTGGAGACCGTGCAGGCGGCGGCGAAGCGCGCCCAGGTGCACGACGACATCGCCGCCATGCCCATGGGCTACGAGACGGTGTTGAGCGAGATGGGCTCGTCACTGTCAGGAGGCCAGCGGCAGCGCATGGCGCTGGCGCGCGCCCTGGTGGGCAACCCCGCCATCCTCCTCCTGGACGAGGCCACCAACGCGCTGGACGCGAAGACGGAACGCGCGGTGCAGGACGCCATCGCGGAGCTGCGTTGCACCCGCGTGGTGATTGCCCACCGGCTGAGCACCGTGCGCGATGCGGACCTCATCCTGGTGATGAACGCAGGCCAGCTGGTGGAGCGTGGCACGCACGCGGAGCTGATGGAGCGCCGGGGTGAGTACTTCGAGCTGGTGTCCGCCCAGGAGGGCCCCCGGAAAGCGGTGGGCTGA
- a CDS encoding efflux RND transporter periplasmic adaptor subunit: MSDSPRTVFRQEALEHHARPEARGGLLRLMPGWIHATWWVVVGLVVVGGVGLSLVEINDYARGPVLVRVKGLEEVTSTEGGRVSRVLVRRGERVHAGQPLVELYAGGETAERERVDQEFRSQLAAWLLEPANPGTRQALAGLRAQLELSEARMSERVLKAPCDGRVGEVRVREQQFLQPGEVVASLVRDGAETWAVALLPGQYRPLLHPGQPLRLELTGFPYSYQMLEVASVSDDLVGPAEVRRLLGPGLKDALTVTDGPLVLVEAKLPSETFHTGDDTYAYFTGMPGQAWVKVRARNGWVTLLPVLELFGKRRG, translated from the coding sequence ATGAGTGATTCACCTCGCACCGTCTTCCGGCAGGAAGCCCTGGAGCACCATGCCCGCCCCGAGGCCCGGGGGGGCCTGCTGCGCCTGATGCCCGGGTGGATCCACGCGACGTGGTGGGTCGTCGTGGGGCTGGTGGTGGTGGGAGGCGTGGGCCTGTCCCTCGTTGAAATCAACGACTATGCGCGCGGCCCGGTGCTGGTGCGCGTCAAGGGACTGGAGGAGGTCACCTCCACGGAGGGCGGCCGCGTCAGCCGGGTGCTGGTGCGCCGCGGCGAGCGCGTCCACGCGGGCCAGCCGCTCGTGGAACTCTACGCAGGCGGCGAGACCGCCGAGCGGGAGCGGGTGGATCAGGAGTTCCGCTCACAGCTCGCCGCGTGGCTCCTGGAGCCGGCCAACCCGGGGACACGGCAGGCGCTGGCGGGCCTGCGCGCCCAGCTCGAGCTGAGCGAGGCGCGCATGTCCGAGCGCGTGCTGAAGGCCCCGTGCGACGGCCGCGTCGGCGAGGTGCGCGTGCGCGAGCAGCAGTTCCTCCAGCCCGGCGAGGTCGTGGCCTCGCTGGTGCGCGACGGCGCGGAGACGTGGGCGGTGGCGCTCCTGCCCGGCCAGTACCGCCCCCTCCTGCACCCGGGCCAGCCGCTGCGGCTGGAGCTCACCGGCTTCCCCTATTCCTATCAAATGCTGGAGGTGGCCTCCGTCAGTGATGACCTGGTGGGGCCGGCCGAGGTGCGGCGCCTGCTGGGCCCCGGCCTCAAGGACGCACTCACCGTGACCGACGGCCCCCTGGTGCTGGTGGAGGCGAAGCTGCCCTCCGAGACCTTCCACACGGGCGACGACACGTACGCCTACTTCACCGGCATGCCCGGCCAGGCCTGGGTGAAGGTCCGCGCGCGCAATGGCTGGGTGACCCTGTTGCCGGTGCTGGAGCTGTTCGGGAAACGCCGTGGCTGA
- a CDS encoding lanthionine synthetase C family protein, with protein sequence MSNAWKPVLSGPTRARALEAAEAIVQDLARAPLVSRPPDLAKGDAGLALFFESAGRALDTDLLDKVGQHLQLSAEGFLRAERTKVGLHGGLAGLGWVAARLSARHPDLDVEEVCGPVDEAIAQELELRPWPHPCDLRDGLAGLGLYALERPRTPSTPQLLERMVTLLEETAEPTAQGLRWPMPPNYLRLYGDPRAFPRGVYTLGVAHGMPGGLALLGALHAHGIARERVGALLEGGFAWMASVAGPGEHPGFPHYLHGDEPVVDARFSWCVGTPGITAVLWWAAWAWGHADWQARALAWAEAVAREGLDRPPFVPRRSANLCCGTAGTALLFTRLFHATGRPIFEEAAVRWYEHTLALRQPGQGPGGYCFQQDPKRPDENLQFGAAGIALALLAGATDQEPDWDECLLMSLRPRPPAKTEA encoded by the coding sequence ATGAGCAACGCCTGGAAGCCCGTGCTCTCCGGCCCCACGCGGGCCCGCGCCCTGGAGGCGGCCGAGGCCATCGTCCAGGACCTGGCCCGCGCGCCGCTCGTGAGCAGACCGCCGGACCTCGCGAAGGGAGACGCGGGGCTTGCCCTCTTCTTCGAGTCCGCGGGCCGGGCGCTGGACACCGACCTTCTCGACAAGGTGGGTCAGCACCTGCAGCTCTCCGCGGAAGGGTTCCTCCGCGCCGAGCGGACGAAGGTCGGCCTTCACGGAGGTCTGGCCGGGCTGGGCTGGGTGGCCGCCCGCTTGTCGGCGCGCCACCCCGACCTGGACGTGGAGGAGGTGTGCGGGCCGGTGGACGAGGCGATTGCCCAGGAGCTGGAACTGCGCCCCTGGCCCCATCCCTGCGACCTGCGCGACGGGCTGGCGGGCCTGGGGCTGTACGCGCTCGAGCGCCCGCGCACCCCGTCCACGCCCCAATTGCTGGAGCGCATGGTGACGCTCCTGGAGGAGACCGCCGAGCCCACCGCGCAGGGCCTCCGCTGGCCCATGCCTCCAAACTACCTGCGCCTCTATGGCGACCCCCGGGCGTTCCCTCGGGGCGTGTACACGCTGGGCGTGGCACACGGCATGCCGGGCGGGCTGGCCCTCCTGGGCGCGCTCCACGCGCACGGAATCGCGCGGGAGCGTGTGGGTGCGCTGCTCGAGGGTGGCTTCGCGTGGATGGCGAGCGTCGCGGGCCCCGGAGAGCACCCGGGCTTCCCCCACTACCTGCACGGCGACGAGCCCGTCGTGGACGCGCGCTTCAGCTGGTGCGTGGGCACGCCCGGCATCACCGCAGTGCTGTGGTGGGCGGCGTGGGCATGGGGACACGCGGACTGGCAGGCCCGCGCGCTCGCGTGGGCGGAAGCCGTGGCGCGGGAGGGGCTGGATCGGCCGCCCTTCGTGCCCAGGCGCAGTGCGAACCTGTGCTGCGGCACGGCCGGCACGGCGCTGCTGTTCACGCGCCTCTTCCACGCGACAGGGCGCCCCATCTTCGAGGAGGCCGCGGTGCGCTGGTACGAGCACACCCTGGCGCTGCGCCAGCCCGGGCAGGGCCCCGGAGGCTACTGCTTCCAGCAGGACCCGAAGCGGCCCGACGAGAACCTCCAGTTCGGCGCCGCGGGCATCGCGCTCGCGCTGCTGGCGGGTGCCACCGACCAGGAGCCGGACTGGGACGAGTGCCTCCTCATGTCCCTCCGGCCGCGGCCGCCCGCGAAGACGGAGGCCTGA
- a CDS encoding MBL fold metallo-hydrolase: MRFAPDVVVDLTPLPDERVGALPFTELLWGLLRRGFEPDASRRLLEDANARLKRPLLRPGAVEDGGPLVDDGVLFPAPGPWWWVLQQGESRWSTRLEPEAVPFVADFLRAVARADTLDEVRAAWPFDAEDFEDALFLATPPEAPWPEPSGPGLYRREHASLLVCSRTTSVLVDPIPLQRRLRHIGSVPGNLAPEALGAVAITHGHVDHWHVPSLLAHLPRRDTPVFVPRVPRVNLLTPQDFSHVLEACGQAVQAPAWGESRRVGDLRVDVLPFHGEQPAPDGPPLPEGLRSWGSCYRFDTGDFSCLVLVDAGDDPAGRMAEVVARSRKAHGPVDVVLACQREFLAPFFGGLSHYWASLPWERLRGLYEDHQAGRLRSSTAGPKGVADLCALAGARYFLPYANGFEGVGRPITDVGWGDGEPSEAVCNAQVREQLARRGATTEVLDWKPGDVARFERGRLVLERGPER; encoded by the coding sequence ATGCGCTTCGCTCCGGACGTCGTCGTGGACCTCACCCCGCTGCCCGACGAGCGCGTGGGAGCGCTGCCCTTCACGGAGCTGCTCTGGGGGCTGCTCCGGCGGGGCTTCGAGCCCGACGCCTCGCGGCGCCTGCTGGAGGACGCCAACGCGCGGCTGAAGCGGCCCCTGCTGCGCCCCGGGGCCGTGGAGGACGGCGGGCCGCTGGTGGACGACGGGGTGCTGTTCCCGGCGCCCGGCCCCTGGTGGTGGGTGCTCCAGCAGGGCGAGTCGCGCTGGAGCACCCGGCTGGAGCCGGAGGCCGTGCCCTTCGTCGCGGACTTCCTGCGCGCGGTCGCTCGCGCGGACACCCTGGACGAGGTGCGCGCGGCATGGCCCTTCGACGCGGAGGACTTCGAGGACGCGCTCTTCCTCGCCACGCCACCCGAGGCACCCTGGCCGGAGCCCTCCGGACCGGGCCTCTACCGCCGCGAGCATGCCAGCCTGCTCGTGTGCTCGCGGACGACGTCGGTGCTGGTGGACCCCATTCCCCTCCAGCGCCGGCTGCGGCACATCGGCTCGGTGCCGGGCAACCTGGCTCCAGAGGCCCTGGGCGCGGTGGCCATCACCCACGGCCATGTGGACCACTGGCATGTGCCGTCGCTCCTGGCCCACCTGCCCCGGCGGGACACCCCCGTGTTCGTGCCCCGCGTGCCCCGCGTCAACCTGCTCACCCCTCAGGACTTCTCCCACGTGCTGGAGGCATGCGGGCAGGCCGTCCAGGCTCCGGCCTGGGGGGAGTCCCGGCGCGTGGGCGACCTCCGGGTGGACGTGCTGCCCTTCCACGGCGAGCAGCCCGCGCCGGACGGGCCGCCGCTCCCGGAGGGCCTGCGCAGCTGGGGTAGCTGCTACCGCTTCGACACCGGGGACTTCTCCTGCCTGGTGCTGGTGGACGCCGGGGATGATCCGGCGGGCCGCATGGCGGAGGTGGTGGCGCGCTCGCGCAAGGCGCACGGGCCGGTGGACGTGGTGCTGGCGTGTCAGCGGGAGTTCCTCGCCCCCTTCTTCGGGGGCCTGAGCCACTACTGGGCCTCGTTGCCCTGGGAGCGGCTGCGCGGGCTCTACGAGGATCATCAGGCCGGGCGGCTGCGCAGCTCCACGGCCGGCCCCAAGGGCGTGGCGGACCTGTGCGCGCTCGCCGGGGCGCGCTACTTCCTGCCCTACGCCAACGGCTTCGAGGGCGTGGGCCGGCCCATCACCGACGTGGGGTGGGGCGACGGCGAGCCCTCCGAGGCGGTCTGCAACGCACAGGTGCGCGAGCAGCTGGCGCGGCGCGGCGCCACCACCGAGGTGTTGGACTGGAAGCCCGGTGACGTGGCGCGCTTCGAGCGGGGCCGACTGGTGCTGGAGCGCGGGCCCGAGCGCTGA